A stretch of the Filimonas lacunae genome encodes the following:
- a CDS encoding DeoR/GlpR family DNA-binding transcription regulator — translation MLKKERHAHIMQQLNIHNKILSSDLCAQLNVSEDTIRRDLQELSEEDKLIKVHGGALSNSFHFTLQFNDVYRVVEKRTIAQKAIPLIKDGMFVLLSGGSTIRELVKALPRELNATFITVSIPTAMELLNHPNSEVIFLGNKLLKSAQIAVGADAIKRLEGINADLCFLGTNSIDIHNGITDLEWEVIEVKKAMLQAANKTVSLAISEKLNTVQRLQVCQLSAIDTLITELSADSELLAPYKNAGLHIL, via the coding sequence ATGCTGAAAAAGGAACGTCACGCACACATCATGCAACAATTGAACATTCATAATAAGATTTTGTCGTCAGATTTGTGTGCACAGTTGAATGTTTCAGAAGATACTATCAGAAGAGATTTACAGGAGTTGTCGGAAGAAGATAAATTAATAAAAGTGCACGGTGGCGCTTTGAGCAATTCCTTTCACTTTACACTGCAATTTAATGACGTATATCGTGTAGTGGAAAAAAGAACCATTGCCCAAAAAGCCATTCCGTTAATTAAAGACGGCATGTTTGTGCTGTTGTCTGGCGGCTCTACCATTCGGGAACTGGTAAAAGCACTTCCCCGTGAACTGAATGCTACTTTCATCACCGTAAGCATTCCTACTGCCATGGAGTTATTAAACCACCCTAACAGTGAAGTGATTTTTTTAGGTAACAAATTGCTGAAAAGTGCACAGATTGCCGTGGGCGCAGATGCTATTAAACGCTTAGAAGGTATTAATGCCGACTTATGTTTTTTAGGCACCAACAGTATTGACATCCATAATGGCATTACCGATCTGGAATGGGAGGTAATCGAAGTGAAAAAGGCCATGTTGCAGGCAGCCAATAAAACAGTGTCGTTAGCTATTTCGGAAAAACTAAACACGGTACAACGTTTACAGGTTTGCCAGTTATCGGCTATAGATACGCTTATTACCGAACTGAGTGCAGATAGTGAATTGCTTGCTCCTTATAAAAACGCAGGCTTACATATTTTATAA